The following coding sequences lie in one Heyndrickxia oleronia genomic window:
- the opp3b gene encoding oligopeptide ABC transporter permease, whose protein sequence is MKRYLLQRLGYMIITLFIIVTLTFFLMKLLPGTPFNNPEKLSDKQIEVLNEKYGLDKPVVLQYIHYLGNLVTGDFGLSFQYEGRTVNSMIVDRIGPSGLIGFQAMVFGIVFGLLLGILSALKHNSIYDYGSVTLAVLGMSIPSFVFAALLQYFIGVKLGWLPPALWESYKYTLLPSFALSVSVTATVARFIRTEMLEVLGHDYVITARAKGITESGVVIKHVLRNALIPVVTMLGPLAVGIMTGTLVIEKIFAVPGLGEQFTLSILVNDYSVIMGITVFYSALFIFVVFIVDLLYGLLDPRINFKRGAEI, encoded by the coding sequence ATGAAACGTTACTTGCTTCAAAGACTGGGTTATATGATTATTACTCTTTTTATCATTGTGACTTTAACTTTTTTTCTAATGAAATTGCTACCAGGGACTCCGTTTAATAACCCTGAAAAACTTTCGGACAAGCAAATAGAGGTCTTAAACGAAAAATATGGGCTTGATAAGCCTGTAGTGTTGCAGTATATCCACTATTTAGGGAATTTAGTAACAGGTGATTTTGGCTTGTCCTTCCAATATGAAGGTCGAACCGTTAATAGTATGATCGTGGATCGAATTGGTCCTTCAGGATTAATCGGTTTTCAAGCCATGGTATTTGGCATAGTTTTTGGATTATTACTGGGGATTTTATCTGCACTAAAACATAATAGTATTTATGATTATGGATCGGTTACATTAGCTGTACTAGGAATGTCCATTCCATCCTTTGTATTTGCTGCACTACTACAATACTTTATTGGTGTGAAATTAGGTTGGCTACCACCAGCACTATGGGAAAGTTATAAATACACATTGTTACCGTCCTTTGCTTTATCTGTTTCAGTGACAGCAACGGTAGCAAGATTTATTAGGACAGAAATGCTAGAAGTATTAGGTCATGATTATGTTATTACTGCTAGAGCGAAAGGAATTACTGAATCAGGTGTAGTGATTAAGCATGTTTTAAGAAATGCATTAATCCCAGTAGTGACAATGTTAGGACCTTTAGCAGTTGGAATCATGACAGGTACCTTAGTCATTGAAAAAATCTTTGCTGTTCCAGGTTTAGGTGAACAATTTACATTATCCATTTTAGTAAATGATTATAGTGTCATTATGGGGATAACCGTTTTTTATAGTGCATTATTTATATTTGTTGTGTTTATTGTTGACCTTTTATATGGACTACTAGATCCTCGCATTAATTTTAAACGGGGGGCTGAAATATGA
- a CDS encoding peptide ABC transporter substrate-binding protein codes for MKRKKWLSILIFMLVISMALSGCGFGSKKTETNDNGKEKAGEEKSTDTKQVLNVTATAEIPTMDSTKAHDAVAFTVLNNVNEGLFRQDQNNKPILAMAENHEQSEDGLVHTFKIRDAKWSNGDPVTANDFEYAWKRVLKEAGAYNYMFVTVGVKNAQAIIDGKMDVDQLGVKAVDEKTLEVTLENPNPLLETLLTFGTFLPQNQKFVEEMGDQYALEADKLLSNGPFKLAEWKHEQSWKYVKNPEYWDANTVKLDEINVYVVKDDATGLNLYESKKIDRVTLTAESVDNYKDDKEFKTTTQAGIGFLRFNLNHPVLGNENIRKAVNLAIDKQGLTDIALNNGAVPLYGIVPGEYYFSPDNKDFRELNGDLLKGSLDEAKKYWEKGLKETGVKEVKVSINLADTDSSKKMAEFIQSQLETNLPGFKLEIKAVPFEQRLEIEKSIKYDISLSTWGPDYSDPMTYLDMWITGSSSNREDYSRKDYDALVEKARLETDLSKRYEMLLQLEKMLIDEDAAIAPLYQTGQAILIHNNVKDLIEHPSGADFSYKWTYLE; via the coding sequence ATGAAGAGGAAAAAATGGTTATCCATCTTAATTTTCATGCTAGTAATCTCAATGGCTCTTTCTGGATGTGGCTTTGGTTCCAAAAAAACGGAAACAAATGATAATGGGAAAGAAAAAGCCGGAGAAGAAAAAAGTACGGATACAAAACAAGTATTAAACGTAACAGCAACTGCCGAGATTCCTACGATGGATTCAACGAAAGCTCATGATGCGGTTGCATTTACAGTTTTAAACAATGTAAATGAAGGTCTTTTCCGTCAGGATCAGAATAATAAACCGATTTTAGCTATGGCAGAAAATCATGAACAAAGTGAAGATGGCCTCGTTCATACATTTAAAATTAGAGATGCGAAATGGAGTAATGGTGATCCTGTTACTGCTAATGACTTTGAGTATGCATGGAAAAGGGTGTTAAAAGAAGCTGGTGCATATAACTATATGTTTGTAACCGTTGGAGTGAAAAATGCACAAGCCATTATTGATGGGAAAATGGATGTTGATCAGTTAGGTGTAAAGGCAGTCGATGAAAAAACATTGGAAGTTACTCTTGAGAATCCTAACCCATTATTAGAAACACTATTAACCTTTGGAACCTTCCTTCCTCAAAATCAAAAATTTGTAGAAGAAATGGGGGACCAATACGCTCTTGAAGCAGATAAGTTACTATCTAATGGACCATTTAAATTAGCAGAGTGGAAGCATGAACAAAGTTGGAAATATGTAAAAAATCCGGAATATTGGGATGCAAATACTGTAAAGCTGGATGAAATAAATGTCTATGTTGTAAAAGATGATGCTACAGGTTTGAATCTCTACGAAAGTAAAAAAATTGATAGAGTGACATTAACGGCAGAATCTGTAGACAATTATAAAGATGATAAGGAATTTAAAACAACTACACAAGCAGGGATTGGATTCCTTCGTTTTAATTTAAATCACCCCGTTTTAGGAAATGAAAATATTCGTAAAGCGGTTAACCTAGCTATCGACAAGCAAGGACTAACGGATATTGCATTAAATAATGGAGCGGTTCCATTATACGGTATAGTTCCTGGAGAATATTATTTTTCACCAGATAATAAGGATTTCCGTGAATTAAATGGTGATCTTTTAAAAGGATCCCTTGATGAAGCTAAAAAATACTGGGAAAAGGGATTAAAGGAAACAGGAGTGAAAGAAGTAAAAGTTTCTATTAATCTTGCTGATACTGACTCTAGTAAGAAAATGGCAGAATTTATACAATCCCAGCTAGAGACAAATCTTCCTGGATTTAAATTAGAAATTAAAGCGGTTCCTTTTGAACAAAGACTAGAAATTGAAAAATCAATTAAATATGATATTTCACTATCAACATGGGGACCAGATTATAGTGATCCGATGACATATTTAGATATGTGGATTACAGGAAGCTCATCTAACCGTGAAGATTATTCTAGAAAAGATTATGATGCATTAGTTGAAAAAGCGAGACTTGAAACAGATCTATCCAAACGATATGAAATGTTATTACAGTTGGAAAAAATGTTAATTGATGAAGATGCAGCGATTGCACCACTTTATCAAACTGGTCAAGCGATTTTAATTCATAACAATGTTAAGGACTTAATTGAACATCCTAGTGGTGCAGATTTTAGTTATAAATGGACCTATTTGGAGTAA
- a CDS encoding DUF3899 domain-containing protein, protein MKKYLWFNSFSLVLSLIIVLSFYQSWDFLGWINILFYIGIVILLIGCVLIIIRGNFFSAFIYSCKRFFRSINKKEQIIQETEGRQVELPSVNRQIPSPKPWIINGFSFCILSLLLSLLMVYSGR, encoded by the coding sequence TTGAAAAAATATTTATGGTTTAATAGTTTTTCCTTAGTTTTATCGCTTATTATCGTTTTATCCTTTTACCAGTCATGGGATTTTTTAGGATGGATTAATATACTTTTTTATATTGGAATAGTTATTCTTTTAATAGGATGTGTGCTAATCATTATTAGAGGAAATTTCTTTTCAGCTTTTATCTATAGCTGTAAGCGCTTTTTTCGTTCTATAAATAAAAAAGAACAAATAATCCAAGAAACTGAAGGGAGACAGGTTGAGCTGCCGTCTGTTAACCGACAAATCCCATCCCCCAAGCCTTGGATTATTAATGGTTTTTCATTTTGTATTTTAAGCTTATTACTGTCATTATTAATGGTCTATTCTGGTAGGTGA
- a CDS encoding dipeptidase, translated as MKVIDLHCDALMKLAYAKGKLSYSNAEELDTNKTRLQQGDVMVQAFAIFIDPDIKSDQKFQAALDQVYYFKNEVIGKNPEMKQITKWQDFNRLKENEIGAMLTLEGVDAIGNDLQKLSILHELGVLSVGLTWNNANLAADGAGEERGAGLTSFGKEIVSFNNDHKILTDVSHLCENAFWDVIEVAKYPIASHSNAKEICNHVRNLSDQQAKAMFEKNGLVHVVYCPPFVKEDGNATLSDLIKHIDHFCSLGGVKQIGFGSDFDGISTKVEKLENSAMYQNLINELLKYYSEEQVRGFAYQNFIDHLPE; from the coding sequence ATGAAAGTAATTGATTTACATTGTGATGCATTAATGAAACTAGCTTATGCAAAAGGGAAATTATCTTATAGTAATGCAGAAGAATTAGATACAAATAAAACCCGTTTACAACAAGGAGATGTGATGGTTCAAGCCTTTGCCATTTTCATCGACCCAGATATTAAATCTGATCAGAAGTTTCAGGCAGCTCTTGATCAAGTCTATTATTTTAAAAATGAAGTGATTGGGAAAAATCCGGAAATGAAGCAGATTACAAAGTGGCAGGATTTTAACCGACTGAAAGAAAATGAAATCGGTGCAATGCTTACTTTAGAAGGGGTAGATGCAATTGGAAATGATCTTCAAAAATTAAGCATTTTACATGAGTTAGGTGTTCTTTCGGTTGGCTTAACTTGGAATAATGCCAACTTAGCTGCTGATGGTGCTGGAGAAGAACGTGGTGCAGGTCTTACATCCTTTGGAAAAGAAATTGTCTCATTCAATAATGATCATAAGATTTTAACCGATGTGTCTCACCTCTGTGAAAATGCCTTCTGGGATGTTATAGAAGTCGCAAAGTATCCAATCGCAAGTCACTCGAATGCGAAGGAAATATGTAACCATGTTCGTAATTTATCTGATCAACAAGCAAAGGCTATGTTCGAAAAAAATGGCCTCGTTCACGTTGTATATTGCCCTCCTTTTGTAAAGGAAGATGGGAACGCGACATTATCAGATTTAATTAAGCATATTGATCATTTTTGTTCATTAGGCGGTGTGAAACAAATAGGTTTTGGTTCTGATTTTGATGGCATATCTACAAAGGTAGAAAAACTTGAAAACTCCGCAATGTATCAAAATTTAATCAATGAATTATTAAAGTATTATTCAGAAGAACAGGTGAGAGGATTCGCCTATCAGAATTTTATCGATCACCTACCAGAATAG
- a CDS encoding gamma-glutamyl-gamma-aminobutyrate hydrolase family protein — protein MKPIIGITAHVELDWKHTLANDYIQAVICAGGIPLIIPAGIDADVDQIVDKIDGVVLSGGGDIDPTLFGEEPHQNLGSISPGRDSLEVAIIHRFLEKNKPILAICRGIQILNIAAGGDMFQDIYSQSESQLLQHAQKATRSHYSHYVNIEKNSLLESIAGQTEFKVNSFHHQAVRNVVSPFIVTARASDGVIEAIESTEHQFVLGVQWHPEPLALNEDHISKAIFQRFIEACQS, from the coding sequence GTGAAACCGATTATCGGGATAACTGCACATGTAGAACTTGATTGGAAACATACACTAGCCAATGATTATATTCAAGCTGTCATTTGTGCTGGAGGGATTCCTTTGATCATTCCGGCTGGAATAGATGCAGATGTGGATCAAATAGTAGACAAAATTGACGGTGTTGTGCTTTCTGGTGGAGGGGATATTGATCCTACCCTGTTTGGAGAAGAACCACATCAAAATCTCGGATCAATTTCACCAGGTAGGGATAGTTTAGAAGTCGCAATCATACATCGCTTTTTAGAAAAAAATAAACCGATTTTAGCGATTTGCCGTGGCATTCAAATTTTAAATATAGCTGCCGGTGGAGATATGTTCCAAGATATTTATAGCCAATCTGAGTCACAATTACTTCAACACGCACAGAAGGCTACACGTTCACATTATTCACACTATGTCAATATAGAGAAAAATAGTTTACTAGAATCCATTGCTGGTCAAACAGAGTTTAAAGTGAACTCTTTTCATCATCAGGCAGTGAGGAATGTGGTGAGTCCATTTATAGTCACAGCTCGGGCATCTGATGGAGTGATAGAGGCTATTGAAAGCACTGAACACCAATTTGTCTTGGGGGTACAATGGCATCCTGAACCATTAGCATTGAATGAAGATCATATTTCAAAAGCGATTTTTCAACGATTTATAGAGGCATGTCAATCTTAA
- the corA gene encoding magnesium/cobalt transporter CorA — MIRTLVITRDFELLKGVTLEELSDMDCLWYWIDFDRPTEEEILKLRNPLRFHPLAIEDCIHKLQRPKLDYYEDHTFFVLHSLHPEELIKEEINIFLGTNFIVTFHQHLAKEIHDVWSLFIESDSYENWDPYLILYQLMDKIVDNYFPLIYKLEDRLNEIEDNSKNETMEVLLESLFDTRHELLSMRHTVTPMSDLLYRMLNSHRLDGIQRRAAYFTDIHDHLLKLTGMIDANRELTADIRDSYLSLNAHQTNRVMKVLTVITTIFMPLTLIAGIYGMNFDYMPELHWNLGYFIILTLMFIIGAGMSLWFMKKGWFK, encoded by the coding sequence ATGATACGAACGTTAGTGATTACTAGAGACTTTGAACTATTAAAAGGAGTGACTCTTGAGGAATTAAGCGATATGGATTGTCTTTGGTATTGGATTGACTTTGATCGTCCTACTGAGGAGGAAATTTTAAAATTAAGAAATCCATTACGATTTCATCCGTTAGCGATTGAAGATTGTATCCATAAACTACAGCGACCAAAATTAGATTATTATGAGGACCATACTTTTTTTGTTCTCCATAGTCTTCATCCGGAAGAATTGATAAAAGAAGAAATAAATATCTTCCTTGGAACGAATTTTATCGTCACTTTCCATCAGCATCTAGCCAAAGAAATTCATGATGTTTGGAGCCTTTTTATCGAAAGCGATTCTTACGAAAATTGGGATCCTTATTTAATTTTGTATCAGTTGATGGATAAAATCGTTGATAATTATTTTCCGCTTATCTATAAACTTGAGGATCGCCTTAATGAAATTGAGGATAATTCAAAGAATGAAACAATGGAGGTATTATTGGAAAGTCTATTCGATACAAGACATGAATTGCTCTCCATGAGGCATACAGTTACGCCAATGAGTGATTTATTATACCGAATGCTAAATTCTCATCGCCTAGATGGAATACAAAGGAGAGCTGCCTATTTTACTGATATTCATGACCATCTTTTGAAATTAACTGGGATGATTGATGCAAACAGGGAATTGACAGCAGATATTCGCGATAGTTATCTCTCTTTGAATGCCCATCAGACCAATCGAGTGATGAAAGTACTAACGGTCATTACCACCATTTTCATGCCGCTGACACTCATTGCCGGTATTTATGGAATGAATTTTGATTATATGCCTGAACTCCATTGGAATCTAGGTTACTTTATTATTCTTACCCTCATGTTCATCATAGGGGCAGGGATGTCACTTTGGTTTATGAAAAAAGGTTGGTTTAAATAG
- a CDS encoding LysE family translocator — MSNFWMFVFMSVCLIILPGPDTAITTKNTLTFGYKGGLQTVFGTCCALCIHTFAVIAGISAIIVQSAMLFSIIKYIGAIYLIYLGVKTLLSIRKDVVQDDDTHHVMTGHSSFFRQGFLTNLLNPKVAVFFLTFLPQFINPKVHSWSQFLLMGFTYTALTVIWFVFYILFIQRMNEYMKKPKTQKFIQGLTGVVLVGFAIKLAFERRT, encoded by the coding sequence ATGAGTAACTTTTGGATGTTTGTCTTTATGTCTGTCTGTTTGATTATTTTACCAGGTCCAGATACAGCGATTACCACTAAGAACACACTAACCTTTGGTTATAAAGGTGGGCTACAAACTGTATTTGGAACATGCTGTGCCCTCTGCATTCATACTTTTGCGGTTATCGCAGGAATATCTGCGATTATTGTTCAATCAGCGATGCTATTTTCAATTATAAAATATATAGGTGCAATTTATTTAATCTATTTAGGTGTGAAAACATTACTCTCCATTAGAAAAGATGTTGTCCAAGATGATGATACACATCATGTAATGACAGGACATTCATCATTTTTCCGGCAAGGCTTTTTAACAAATCTCTTAAATCCAAAGGTAGCTGTTTTCTTTTTAACTTTTTTACCGCAATTTATTAACCCAAAAGTACATTCATGGAGTCAATTTCTTCTTATGGGGTTTACATATACGGCATTGACTGTCATATGGTTTGTCTTTTATATTCTTTTCATTCAACGGATGAATGAATACATGAAAAAACCGAAAACACAAAAGTTTATTCAAGGATTAACCGGAGTAGTCCTAGTTGGATTTGCCATTAAACTTGCCTTTGAGAGGCGAACATAA
- a CDS encoding nuclease-related domain-containing protein encodes MIVKERTIPLKLEVYDALMRRITLKHPKRNIIQEELSKIKAGFKGEKAIDYYLQFLPQDNYYIFHDLRLKLYDYYFQIDTLIVTPFFLLILEIKNIAGTLHFEPMYHQLIRKINEKEEGFPDPLSQVRRHEKQLREWLISHKIPSIPIESLIIISFPSTIIHPPKYMTKLHQKICHAQHSIEKIEEISLLYKKSILSKKDINKMKRLLLKHHTPLINIPPCPFGIQKSDILHGVQCPYCQHIPMYRKHGGWVCQHCQSSTKDAHHKAVDDYFLLIDHELTNQKLCKFLLIQSSDTATRLLISMGLPYNGSNKGRIYYRKIK; translated from the coding sequence TTGATTGTAAAAGAAAGGACAATCCCATTAAAACTAGAGGTTTATGATGCTCTCATGAGAAGAATTACGTTGAAACATCCTAAAAGAAATATTATTCAAGAGGAACTCTCAAAAATAAAAGCAGGCTTTAAAGGTGAAAAGGCTATAGACTACTATTTACAATTCCTTCCCCAAGATAACTATTATATTTTTCATGATCTTCGCTTAAAACTATACGATTATTATTTTCAGATAGATACTTTAATTGTTACCCCATTTTTTTTACTCATACTAGAAATCAAAAACATTGCTGGAACTTTACATTTTGAACCTATGTATCATCAACTGATTCGAAAAATAAATGAAAAGGAAGAAGGCTTTCCAGACCCTTTATCACAGGTCCGAAGACATGAGAAACAATTAAGAGAATGGTTAATATCCCATAAGATCCCTAGTATCCCTATCGAAAGTTTAATCATAATCAGTTTTCCATCAACCATCATCCACCCACCTAAATACATGACAAAGCTTCATCAAAAAATTTGTCATGCTCAGCATTCAATTGAAAAAATTGAAGAAATCTCCCTACTATATAAAAAATCAATTCTTAGTAAAAAAGATATAAACAAAATGAAAAGACTTCTCTTAAAACATCATACCCCCTTAATCAATATCCCCCCATGTCCATTTGGCATTCAAAAGTCCGACATTCTTCATGGAGTTCAGTGTCCATATTGTCAACATATTCCTATGTATCGAAAGCACGGGGGATGGGTGTGTCAACATTGTCAAAGCTCCACAAAAGATGCACATCACAAAGCCGTTGATGATTACTTTTTATTGATTGATCATGAACTAACGAATCAAAAATTGTGTAAGTTTCTACTAATACAATCATCCGATACTGCAACTCGATTATTAATCTCAATGGGACTTCCATATAATGGGTCAAATAAAGGGAGAATCTATTATCGAAAAATCAAGTAA
- a CDS encoding VOC family protein produces the protein MIGEMTVQVRVLDIKEGQQWYETFLCRKPDFIPHQGFAEWELIPGCWLQVAEGKPVVGSGPIRIGVLNIIAERERLVKELNIEFFTIHSREEVPVKWGTFTDPWGNRLGLFEYVSEGENRTS, from the coding sequence ATGATAGGTGAAATGACGGTACAAGTTAGAGTGCTGGATATAAAAGAAGGTCAACAGTGGTATGAGACATTTTTATGTAGAAAGCCTGATTTTATCCCTCATCAAGGGTTTGCAGAATGGGAATTAATACCGGGATGTTGGCTACAAGTAGCTGAAGGCAAGCCAGTTGTCGGGAGTGGCCCTATCCGTATTGGTGTTTTAAATATCATTGCTGAACGTGAAAGATTAGTTAAGGAGCTAAATATTGAGTTTTTTACTATTCATTCTCGAGAAGAAGTTCCTGTAAAATGGGGGACATTTACCGACCCTTGGGGAAATCGTCTTGGTTTGTTTGAATATGTAAGTGAAGGGGAAAATAGAACAAGCTAA
- a CDS encoding VOC family protein, with amino-acid sequence MLNQIGVLTINVHEIDEAVEFYTNILGFELSQRYGENIATLKQEAFTIVLEKAETVHTNTKPYVLPEIISKNLDEDIKYLKAKQVKLIFDEPRPCPPGRYMIIEDPTGNHLELIEFSK; translated from the coding sequence ATGTTAAATCAAATTGGTGTTTTAACGATTAACGTGCATGAAATAGATGAAGCGGTGGAGTTTTATACAAATATCCTTGGATTTGAACTATCACAAAGATATGGAGAAAATATTGCTACATTAAAACAAGAAGCGTTTACGATTGTATTAGAAAAGGCTGAAACAGTGCATACAAATACAAAGCCGTATGTCCTTCCTGAAATCATTTCCAAAAATTTAGATGAGGATATAAAATATTTAAAAGCGAAACAGGTAAAATTGATATTTGATGAGCCACGACCTTGTCCACCTGGACGTTATATGATTATTGAAGATCCAACTGGAAATCATCTTGAGTTGATTGAGTTCTCAAAATAG
- a CDS encoding AraC family transcriptional regulator has protein sequence MNDEHIKITVEAITYMKMNLAEDITTEELASHVGYSHFHFIRIFKEVTGIAPRHYLSALRFEAGKSHLSESTSSVLKVLLSLGFQSIGTFSSRFKQYVGQSPREFRQKMGTLQNQLIQFGTMEQTQSLETLQFQSVRCKIIPPLDFKGILFAGLFPRPIPDQRPIVGTALLHKNSSCLFSNIPEGKYYMLIAGIPWNLNPKKYFSSDSLLRGKYEQPLEITSGTNIDITVKLHEPMPYDPPILINLPLLLYEKNKAK, from the coding sequence TTGAATGATGAGCATATAAAAATAACGGTGGAAGCAATTACATATATGAAAATGAATTTGGCAGAAGACATTACGACGGAAGAATTAGCATCCCATGTGGGGTATAGTCATTTTCATTTTATAAGAATCTTTAAGGAGGTAACCGGGATTGCGCCTAGACACTACCTTTCTGCACTTCGTTTTGAGGCAGGAAAGTCCCATTTAAGTGAGTCCACTTCATCTGTTTTAAAAGTATTATTATCACTTGGATTCCAGAGTATAGGAACGTTTAGTTCACGCTTTAAACAATATGTAGGACAGTCTCCTAGGGAATTTCGCCAGAAAATGGGTACATTACAGAATCAGCTGATTCAATTTGGAACAATGGAACAAACCCAATCCTTAGAAACACTTCAATTTCAATCTGTTAGATGCAAAATTATTCCTCCACTAGATTTTAAAGGCATATTATTTGCAGGACTTTTCCCACGTCCAATACCTGACCAACGGCCGATAGTTGGTACTGCACTTTTACATAAAAATAGCTCTTGTTTGTTTTCGAATATTCCTGAAGGTAAGTACTACATGCTGATTGCAGGGATTCCTTGGAATCTTAATCCGAAAAAATACTTTTCTAGCGATAGTTTATTGCGAGGGAAATATGAGCAACCACTTGAAATAACATCGGGCACAAATATCGATATCACGGTCAAATTACATGAACCGATGCCATACGATCCACCTATACTTATTAATCTGCCATTATTGTTGTATGAAAAGAATAAAGCAAAGTAG
- a CDS encoding NUDIX domain-containing protein: MAIRNSVKALIIQGGRILVTKNQDQEGYFYLCPGGGQEFGETFHETLQRECLEEIGREVQEIGELIFVRELVGKNYGLPSVHQVEYYFSCTILDSGNFISQGVNPDEHQVGVEWLPIADIIKYRFYPQEMREVIPRYENGESVPIYLGAIN, from the coding sequence TTGGCTATTAGAAATTCTGTGAAAGCGCTTATTATTCAAGGTGGTAGAATCCTAGTTACAAAGAATCAGGATCAAGAGGGATACTTTTATTTATGCCCTGGTGGAGGTCAAGAGTTCGGAGAGACCTTTCATGAAACATTGCAAAGAGAATGTTTGGAGGAAATTGGGCGAGAGGTGCAGGAAATAGGGGAGCTAATTTTTGTGCGAGAATTGGTTGGGAAAAACTATGGACTCCCCTCTGTTCACCAAGTAGAATATTATTTTTCATGCACTATATTGGACAGTGGAAACTTCATTAGTCAAGGGGTTAATCCCGATGAACATCAGGTAGGAGTTGAATGGCTACCTATAGCTGACATTATAAAGTATCGATTTTACCCACAGGAAATGAGGGAGGTAATCCCACGTTATGAAAATGGAGAATCGGTACCAATTTATCTGGGTGCTATTAATTAA
- a CDS encoding ABC transporter permease gives MTFSLKRVQAIFLKDWKDLLKNSYILFTMAIPLAFAAWLGRIGSTTDAFHSMPISLALVIAGCFVQAAMVAEEKEKNTLRGLLLSPANTLEILIGKSALTSAVTIVIIIGSIYLSEFKVNSIPLFALLILLNLIIFISIGTILGLMSRTVMETTIVGMPVMILFGMGSMLRAFINNDTIQKILYYLPSEQFEKAWQSLSQGGGLGSVGSQLLILLVWCVATLVITVIIYGKRRFD, from the coding sequence ATGACGTTTTCACTAAAAAGAGTACAAGCTATTTTTCTTAAAGATTGGAAGGATTTATTAAAGAATTCATATATTCTATTTACAATGGCGATCCCATTAGCGTTTGCAGCATGGTTAGGACGTATAGGGTCAACAACAGATGCATTTCATTCGATGCCAATTAGTTTAGCCCTTGTCATTGCGGGCTGTTTTGTACAGGCGGCAATGGTTGCGGAGGAAAAAGAAAAGAACACATTAAGAGGTTTGCTATTATCACCTGCGAATACATTAGAAATATTGATTGGAAAAAGTGCTTTGACATCAGCTGTCACAATAGTCATTATTATCGGTTCGATCTATTTAAGCGAATTCAAGGTGAATTCGATCCCATTATTTGCATTACTTATTCTATTAAACTTAATTATATTTATCTCGATTGGAACAATTCTTGGGTTAATGTCAAGAACAGTTATGGAAACAACTATTGTTGGAATGCCTGTAATGATCCTGTTTGGAATGGGTTCAATGCTTCGGGCCTTTATCAATAATGATACCATCCAAAAAATCCTATATTATTTACCAAGTGAACAATTTGAAAAAGCTTGGCAGTCCTTAAGTCAGGGGGGTGGGCTTGGTAGTGTCGGATCACAGCTACTCATTTTATTGGTTTGGTGTGTCGCCACATTGGTCATTACGGTGATCATCTATGGAAAGCGTAGATTTGATTAA